Proteins found in one Triticum aestivum cultivar Chinese Spring chromosome 4D, IWGSC CS RefSeq v2.1, whole genome shotgun sequence genomic segment:
- the LOC123096453 gene encoding B3 domain-containing protein Os11g0156000, with protein sequence MTSAWFSTPHTITTASYSYSIDRPSFCQRQQEPNTFSTQQLARMAMNPLSQEHPNAWPWGVAMYTNLHYQQYHYEKEHLFEKALTPSDVGKLNRLVIPKQHAERCFPLGGDSGEKGLLLSFDDEAGKPWRFRYSYWTSSQSYVLTKGWSRYVKEKHLEAGDVVHFERVRGLGTGDRLFIGCRRRGDVGASTAVAPPPAVRVVPASGQSPREQQQHQQPWSPMCYSTSTSYPTSPATSHAYRRSAEHDHSDMHHAGESQWDADTRSCSPASAPTRQLRLFGVNLDCGPEPEAEAAPATPAMYGYVHQSPYAAVSPVPSNWGSS encoded by the exons ATGACATCTGCATGGTTCTCTACACCACACACCATCACCACTGCTAGCTATTCCTACTCGATCGATCGTCCCAGCTTTTGCCAGAGACAACAAGAGCCTAACACGTTTTCCACCCAGCAGCTAGCTAGGATGGCCATGAATCCTCTCTCCCAGGAGCACCCCAATGCATGGCCATGGGGCGTGGCCATGTACACGAACCTGCACTACCAGCAGTACCACTACGAGAAGGAGCACCTGTTTGAGAAGGCCCTCACGCCCAGCGATGTAGGCAAGCTCAACAGGCTGGTGATCCCCAAGCAGCACGCCGAGAGATGCTTCCCTCTTGGCGGCGACTCTGGGGAGAAGGGCCTGCTCCTGTCCTTCGACGACGAGGCCGGCAAGCCATGGCGGTTCCGGTACTCGTACTGGACGAGCAGCCAGAGCTACGTGCTCACCAAGGGCTGGAGCCGGTACGTCAAGGAGAAGCATCTGGAAGCCGGTGACGTCGTGCACTTTGAGAGGGTGCGCGGTCTCGGCACCGGCGACCGACTCTTCATCGGCTGCAGGCGTCGCGGCGACGTTGGTGCATCAACGGCAGTGGCACCACCGCCTGCCGTGCGTGTTGTGCCGGCGTCTGGTCAGAGTCCCagggagcagcagcagcaccagcagccATGGAGCCCGATGTGCTACAGCACATCCACCTCATACCCTACTAGCCCGGCCACCTCCCACGCCTACCGTCGCTCAGCAGAGCACGATCACAGCGACATGCATCATGCAG GAGAATCCCAGTGGGACGCGGACACAAGGAGCTGCAGCCCAGCCTCGGCACCGACACGCCAGCTCAGGCTGTTCGGCGTGAACCTCGACTGCGGGCCAGAGCCAGAGGCAGAAGCCGCCCCCGCGACGCCGGCGATGTACGGCTACGTGCACCAGAGCCCCTACGCCGCCGTGTCTCCAGTTCCCAGCAACTG GGGCAGTTCATGA